TGATCACTGTCTCCTTGTCGCCTTGCTCAGAGCCCTGGGGGTTCCCATCACAGACTACTCATTTGAAGACTGCCAGCTGGCCATGGCAGAAGGCCAGCTGAGACTGCCAGTGGACACCTGTCTGCTGGAGTTTTCCAAGCTCGCCAGGAGACTGGGGTGAGTCTCTCAACCATTCCAATGTAATCCTCCCATCAAAGAGAACCAGGCCAGGGGCAAAAAGGGTGAAACAAGGGCAAAGAACTCACCAAACACTGCAGGGATCCAGATTCAATATCTGGCAGTGGTTTGCTTTCCAGCGAATCAAACTGGTCTTGTGCACAGGTGGTGGAGTATGGGATTGTGTTCTTGTGGCTGTGCTGCTGACTTCCATTGGTTGGTCTTGTGCCTGCACAGTGTGTGATCTGGAGGGGGATAGTGTCCAGTCCACACATGGCTTGGCTTATTGGTGCAACTCCTCTCTGGGAGGTGAAAGGCAAAACTGGCAGCACTAAGTCTTATGATGGAGTCCAATATTCGGCAGGGACAAGGACTAAGATTAGTGCAGATAAGAGAAAAAGGATAGAAAATGTTCATTATTTGGCAGCAATACGGCAGAATCTTAATTGAATGCAGTCCAAAAAAGGTAGCAATTGATGTGATACAACTCTATAATATGGTCATTATGATGTTTTCTATGACCCAGTTATTAATGACTGTAAATGTATCCCTCCTTGCTGCCCCAGGCTAAAACCCCGGAACACTGAGAAGGTTCTGCAGGATTATGTGAACAGAGCCAGGAAGCTGGAAGGTCAGAAGCTGGACTTGGACGACTTTGCTCAGTTCCTCGACGTGCCAGTTTCAGAGATGCTCCGAGACatgttctctctttttgatgaGGTAAAGACTCGAACTGTTTCACTCACAACCATGACAGCTCTAAAGGATAACTCTCATATTACGTAATACTCGCCTTCGATGGATAAAGCACTGCAATATAGCTACACTAAATGACAGGAGTTGTGATACATGTGCAGTAAGCATTTTGTGCTTCAGTTTAGTGCATGAATAAACTCCAAGCAGGCAGTTGACTAAGTGCTTCTATAAAAACACTGTAAAGACTGGAGGCTGCATTGAATACCAGATGCATATTTGAAACTAATCACAGCCCCTTGCTTTTCATTCGGGGATACATTTGCAGTATAGAACCCAAACAAACAATCATGTTTTTTATTGCAGCGATGTGTTCACGACCTAATCAACAATCACCCGCAGCCTTGCTCACATCCTCTGTCTTCATCTTTCGTAAAGCGTTGTTTTTCTCTCGTTTTTCCAGCATGAAGATAACTGCATGGATATCAGAGAATATGTGATAGCCTTATCTGTCATATGCAGACCCGCCAAAACTCTGGAAACGATGAAATTGGCCTTCAAGGTATGTTCTGTTTTCAAGCTTTACGCTTATCTAACCACCAGACAGAAAAAGAGTTCCCTGTGCCTGCTTAGGATCTCAATGAGACATGTGCTGTGTTAAAATGACGCTAACTGTAGGTTCTAATAAAGCAGTTCTAGCATATTGACACATGTTTAAACATAGGTTTCTCATTGTCCATGctcagatgtgtatttcatTACATCAGATTTAATGTGCATTATCATAACAACCAATCTGTTGATAACCAAACAATGAGTAGTATTGAGAATAAAGATTTATGATTTATAAAAACTTGGGAaaccacttaaagaacaatttcTCTGGCTCCTTATCTGACAACCAGTCAGAGTGCTGATAACAAGAGAGATAACACCTGCGCTTCTCCCCATTGTGTGTTATGCAGATGTTTGAGGCAGAGGAGGACGGTGCTATCACAGAGATGGAGCTGGCAGTTATCCTGAAAACGGCTTTAGGAGTGACGCACCTCAGCGTGTCGCGTCTCTTCACTGCCATCGATCCCGAAGACACAGGGAAGATCACATTTGGTAAGAGATTTGATACAATTAAGTCAATAAGGTCATCTTTATTAATTTAGCTTTTGTTCATGAGGAGCAGTAGATTCACAACCATGTCAGTCTGTCTCTGGGCATTTCTTAGGCCTCAGTCTCATGCTTTCTTTGCCTCTGGCGCCCTCCTGTGGTCTTTcacagcgttcagttattatgctccaaatatcgagaacaaactcccagaaacctgcaggtccactgcaactcttactacttttaaatccaggctgaagaccttTCTTGTTgccactgcttttaattgaactattcacatcttaaactgcactgtaacttttattcatgtattttttcttttaatgtttattttattatctttgctttttaatgactgtttttaaatgccattttcttaatgtctttcatttttgtaaagcactttgaattgccttatgtttataaataaacttgccttgcctttctaCAGATAAGTTCAGATGCTTTGTGGAGCAGCACCCAGACATTTCAGAGGAGTACCTGTACGCAGAGAACGCAGGCCTCAGCAGCGGCTCCTGCCACGTTCACCACACAGAGTCCAGCCTGTCTTCCCGGAAGCTGCGAGGCACTGCCAACAAAAAAACAGCTAACGGGATCTGCCCTGACTTCAGCCCCAAAGACCATGACGGCACAATAGATGGACTTTTCAAGAAACACAACTAAAAGGGTTTAAAAAGTGGGAGAAAAACAAACACCTCTCCTGGTGAGAGGGTGTTGTGTAGTGGGGGAGCAGAGGGTATCTATGTACTTGTTGGTTATTAAAATGTTTGACAAGTATCAAATCATTTTAGTAACCACAActacaaaaatgaagaagtttaCCTTACCCTTTTGTATTAGTATTGTGTCCATGATTTTGGTTATCTTCATTCTGGTAACCAGTTTATTTTGTTAtaaattccttttttttttcatagaaAGGATCGTCAAAATGCCAAACAATGGCTGTCAGAGGCTTGAATACTTATAGGGCAAGCACTTA
This genomic window from Pseudochaenichthys georgianus chromosome 16, fPseGeo1.2, whole genome shotgun sequence contains:
- the LOC117461242 gene encoding lysophosphatidylcholine acyltransferase 1 isoform X3, whose protein sequence is MRVMWFVGGFHWMTVKGRRALPAEAPILTLAPHSSYFDAIPVTMTMASIVMKAESKDIPLWGTLIKFIRPVFVSRSDQDSRKKTVEEIKRRAHSGGEWPQIMIFPEGTCTNRSCLITFKPGAFIPAVPVQPVVIRYPNKLDSITWTWQGPGAFEILWLTLCQLHNRFVVEFLPIYTPSEEEKKNPALYAINVRRVLAKALGVPITDYSFEDCQLAMAEGQLRLPVDTCLLEFSKLARRLGLKPRNTEKVLQDYVNRARKLEGQKLDLDDFAQFLDVPVSEMLRDMFSLFDEHEDNCMDIREYVIALSVICRPAKTLETMKLAFKMFEAEEDGAITEMELAVILKTALGVTHLSVSRLFTAIDPEDTGKITFDKFRCFVEQHPDISEEYLYAENAGLSSGSCHVHHTESSLSSRKLRGTANKKTANGICPDFSPKDHDGTIDGLFKKHN
- the LOC117461242 gene encoding lysophosphatidylcholine acyltransferase 1 isoform X2, whose product is MTVTLFPIRLLIAAFMMLLAWPFAFLASLGRSETTVEPQCLWRRVVDIILKIIMRVMWFVGGFHWMTVKGRRALPAEAPILTLAPHSSYFDAIPVTMTMASIVMKAESKDIPLWGTLIKFIRPVFVSRSDQDSRKKTVEEIKRRAHSGGEWPQIMIFPEGTCTNRSCLITFKPGAFIPAVPVQPVVIRYPNKLDSITWTWQGPGAFEILWLTLCQLHNRFVVEFLPIYTPSEEEKKNPALYAINVRRVLAKALGVPITDYSFEDCQLAMAEGQLRLPVDTCLLEFSKLARRLGLKPRNTEKVLQDYVNRARKLEGQKLDLDDFAQFLDVPVSEMLRDMFSLFDEHEDNCMDIREYVIALSVICRPAKTLETMKLAFKMFEAEEDGAITEMELAVILKTALGVTHLSVSRLFTAIDPEDTGKITFDKFRCFVEQHPDISEEYLYAENAGLSSGSCHVHHTESSLSSRKLRGTANKKTANGICPDFSPKDHDGTIDGLFKKHN